Proteins encoded by one window of Planktothrix tepida PCC 9214:
- the glmM gene encoding phosphoglucosamine mutase has translation MVAIPPQTQNLSSFQKEVNTAQPRTISHFGFTDQVGELPSTPLFGTDGIRGRVGGLLSAPLALQVGFWAGQVLRQQAQHPGPVILGQDTRTSGNMLAMALSAGLIAAGLEVWHIGVCPTPGVAYLTSQSEALGGVMISASHNPPEDNGIKFFGKDGTKLSTALQQQIEAGIRGNADFPIVYSDCGQHYYRPELIQQYAQSLHGPLLPLTNLHRMRVVLDLAWGAAVPLAAQVFTEMGAEVICLHDQPNGHQINVNCGSTHLQQLQQAVLEYNADIGFAFDGDADRVLAVDGQGRAVDGDYILYFWGQTLSQAEQLPDNLIISTVMANLGFERAWQQFGGQLIRTPVGDQHVHAEMKRTGAMLGGEQSGHILCHHYGISGDGLLTALHLAALVKRSGQSLAELVNQSFQTYPQLLKNIRVEDVYQRRHWQECEPLMKTIETAEAAMGNQGRILVRASGTEPLIRVMVEAKSADLADYWANQLVLVVQQHLAV, from the coding sequence ATGGTCGCAATACCCCCTCAAACCCAGAACTTAAGTTCTTTCCAAAAAGAAGTCAACACCGCCCAACCTCGAACCATATCTCATTTCGGCTTTACCGATCAAGTTGGGGAACTCCCCAGCACCCCCCTATTTGGAACCGATGGTATCCGGGGACGGGTTGGAGGACTCCTGAGTGCCCCTCTGGCTTTACAAGTGGGCTTCTGGGCGGGTCAAGTTTTACGACAACAAGCCCAGCATCCCGGCCCGGTCATTTTAGGCCAAGATACCCGCACCTCTGGCAATATGTTAGCAATGGCCCTTTCTGCCGGATTAATTGCAGCCGGGTTAGAAGTCTGGCACATTGGAGTTTGTCCCACACCGGGAGTCGCTTATTTAACCTCCCAGTCTGAAGCCCTGGGTGGAGTGATGATTTCCGCCAGCCACAACCCCCCAGAAGACAACGGAATTAAATTTTTTGGAAAAGATGGTACAAAACTATCCACCGCCCTACAACAGCAAATAGAAGCCGGAATTAGAGGAAATGCCGATTTTCCGATTGTTTATAGTGACTGCGGCCAGCACTATTACCGTCCAGAACTGATTCAACAGTATGCCCAATCTCTACATGGGCCGTTACTCCCCCTCACCAATTTACACCGAATGCGGGTGGTTTTAGATTTAGCTTGGGGCGCCGCCGTTCCCCTCGCCGCCCAAGTATTCACAGAAATGGGGGCTGAGGTGATTTGTCTCCATGATCAACCCAATGGCCATCAAATTAACGTTAATTGTGGGTCTACCCATTTACAACAGCTACAACAAGCAGTTTTAGAATATAATGCCGATATTGGATTTGCCTTTGATGGAGATGCAGATCGAGTTTTAGCGGTTGATGGTCAAGGGCGGGCTGTTGATGGAGATTATATTCTGTATTTTTGGGGCCAAACCCTCAGCCAAGCCGAACAACTCCCCGACAATTTAATTATTTCAACGGTAATGGCTAACCTCGGTTTTGAACGAGCTTGGCAACAGTTCGGGGGCCAATTGATTCGTACCCCCGTCGGCGACCAACACGTTCACGCTGAAATGAAACGCACCGGGGCGATGTTAGGGGGTGAACAGTCGGGACATATTCTCTGTCACCATTATGGAATTAGTGGGGATGGGTTACTGACGGCTTTACATTTAGCAGCCTTAGTCAAACGTTCCGGTCAATCTTTAGCAGAATTAGTCAATCAAAGTTTCCAAACCTATCCCCAACTGTTAAAAAATATCCGAGTTGAAGATGTGTATCAACGCCGTCATTGGCAAGAGTGTGAACCATTGATGAAAACCATTGAAACCGCAGAAGCTGCGATGGGAAATCAAGGCAGAATTTTGGTTCGTGCATCAGGAACAGAACCCCTGATTAGAGTTATGGTAGAAGCAAAGAGTGCAGATTTAGCCGACTATTGGGCAAATCAGTTAGTATTAGTCGTTCAGCAACATTTAGCCGTTTAA
- the hpsL gene encoding hormogonium polysaccharide biosynthesis protein HpsL encodes MVTKAKKKRKKVKKKAKAKKPTLSKQEIKLRQKQRVKAIQKVISSSSGIITTAVVVGAILFVVAGPKLAIAGGGGILVVSLSYLYPDMALWGFLIYLPFNGTVTYWIGGGSPIFQLAKDGFYFPALFAKYKEWKRKGMPMIVPKALKQPLMVLLAICGLTLLLVNGLQQLKPEGGDKPILLGLMGLKSFIGYLPLITCSYYQIKGKKELLFLTRLTLVLAIICCVLGVIQYQMLASGRCKGTGDLTGDDLFKATIDAKCFVGGSLVFSPSQNMIRLPGTFVAPWQWAWFLIANAFFTFASAFSDPSPLWRTMGLVGMALVFVNAVISGQRIALALVPVVTIILLVLTGQVANLKRFLPIVAGLGLVLGIAAAASPAFLQERIDSFVSRWNASPPTDFISEQFGNSSGGQKGILGKGLGRATNAARIFGKTQLIETYYPKMIFEIGPIGVAGFLYLVTTMTIVGFKSYRSVKDKNLRSFGASFWVFVLVISYNTYYYPLDVDPVTVYYWYFAGVLFKLPEIDREERKKLIEAGELDPDS; translated from the coding sequence ATGGTTACAAAAGCCAAAAAAAAGCGAAAGAAGGTTAAAAAAAAAGCTAAAGCCAAAAAACCTACATTAAGTAAACAAGAAATTAAACTTCGCCAAAAGCAACGAGTAAAAGCGATTCAAAAAGTTATTTCTTCATCATCAGGAATTATCACAACGGCTGTTGTTGTGGGAGCGATTTTATTTGTGGTTGCTGGCCCTAAATTAGCGATCGCCGGGGGAGGAGGAATTTTAGTGGTTTCCCTATCCTATCTTTACCCAGATATGGCATTATGGGGATTTTTAATTTACCTCCCCTTTAATGGCACAGTTACCTATTGGATTGGGGGAGGAAGCCCCATTTTTCAACTCGCTAAAGATGGCTTTTATTTTCCAGCCTTATTTGCCAAATATAAGGAATGGAAACGCAAAGGAATGCCCATGATTGTTCCTAAAGCCTTAAAGCAACCTTTGATGGTACTTCTTGCCATCTGTGGTTTAACGTTACTCTTAGTTAATGGATTACAACAACTCAAACCCGAAGGCGGCGACAAACCCATTTTGCTCGGACTTATGGGGTTAAAATCCTTTATTGGATACTTGCCATTAATTACCTGTTCTTACTACCAAATTAAAGGAAAAAAAGAACTCTTATTTTTAACTCGTTTAACCTTGGTTTTAGCCATCATTTGTTGTGTTTTAGGAGTCATTCAATATCAAATGCTGGCTAGTGGTCGTTGTAAAGGAACCGGTGACCTCACCGGAGATGATTTATTTAAAGCTACCATTGATGCTAAATGTTTTGTGGGCGGATCTTTAGTCTTTAGTCCCTCCCAAAATATGATTCGTTTACCGGGAACTTTTGTGGCACCTTGGCAATGGGCTTGGTTTTTAATTGCTAATGCTTTTTTTACCTTTGCGAGTGCTTTTAGTGATCCATCTCCCCTCTGGCGAACAATGGGTTTAGTCGGAATGGCACTGGTATTTGTAAATGCTGTGATTTCCGGTCAACGAATTGCCTTAGCGTTAGTTCCCGTTGTCACCATTATTCTATTAGTTTTAACTGGACAAGTTGCCAACTTAAAACGATTTCTTCCCATTGTCGCCGGACTCGGTTTAGTATTAGGAATTGCAGCAGCAGCCAGCCCCGCATTTTTGCAAGAACGAATTGATAGTTTTGTCAGTCGTTGGAATGCTTCACCCCCCACCGATTTCATCTCAGAACAGTTTGGAAACAGTAGCGGAGGACAAAAAGGGATTTTAGGAAAAGGGTTAGGACGAGCAACCAATGCAGCTCGCATTTTTGGAAAAACTCAGTTGATTGAAACCTACTATCCTAAAATGATTTTTGAAATAGGGCCAATTGGAGTCGCAGGTTTTCTCTATCTCGTTACAACCATGACTATTGTTGGGTTTAAATCCTATCGTTCTGTGAAAGATAAAAATTTACGGAGTTTTGGGGCTTCTTTTTGGGTTTTTGTGTTAGTCATTAGTTACAATACCTATTATTACCCTCTGGATGTTGATCCAGTTACAGTTTATTATTGGTATTTTGCAGGTGTCCTCTTTAAATTACCCG